Genomic segment of Mycolicibacterium psychrotolerans:
TCGTTCACTCCGCCGGGGTGAGCAGCGCATAGTGGAGATATCGGACCGGGTCCGATTGGGTGGAACGGGATGGAAGGGGAGCCATGCCTGCGAGCCGGCGCGTCACCCGCGCGGTCAGTGAGGTGCTCGATCTGGCCCCGCGCCGGGGCGAAGTCTCGGTGCCCCGGCTGGTCGAGGCGGTCAGCGTCCACCGCCACCGGCCCATCGAGCTCACCTCCGGCGACCTGCCGCCCGGCGTGTGCGGGCAGTGGCGCCAGTACGCCGACCGCGACGTGTTCCTCATCCAGCAGGGCCTGCCCGCGTGGGACCGCACGCTGGCTCACGAACTGGGCCACCTCGTGCTCGGGCACGAGGGCATCCCCGTCACGCAGGCGGCCCGGGACAGCACCGAGGTGGCCAGCTCGGAACTGATCGGTTACATGCTCAACCAGCGCACCGGGTGCATGGGACCCAACGGGGAGGACGCCGAGCAGGAGGCCGAGGACTTCGCCGCCCTGCTCATCTACCGGCTGGGCCGGCTGCCGTCCGACCGGTCCTCGATCGTGCAGGTACGTCTCGGAGAGGCGTTTGGTTGATCGTCTGGGTGATCGCCGGTCTTCTGGGCCTGGCGACCGGACTTCGTATCGGATGGGCGCTGGTCAACAAGCAGTCCCTGGTCAGCACCGCGATGATCCTGGCCCTGGGCAGCCTCGGCGTGGTGGCGGCGCTGAACTGGCAGCCGCTGACCCTGCTGATCGACACACTGCTGCACTGGCCGAACATCTCGATGGGGCTCAGCCAGGTGGCGTTGATCGCCTGCGCGGCGGGCAGCTGCGTGATGATCACGACGGTGTCGTCGCTGCGTTCCCCGGCGGCCGCCCGGAAACTCGCGATGGTGCAGTACGGCGTCGCGGCGCTGATCGCAGCGGTGAGCCTGGCAGTGTTCTTCGCCGCAGGCCGGGAGCCGGAGATGGCGCCCCAGGAGTACCTGCGGCGCAGCCTCGGCTCCGACGGCACCTCGATCCCGTGGCTGCTGCCGCTGCTGTACGTCATGCTCGCGCTGAGCCTGGTGGCCTGGGCCGGCCTGCGGCACAGTAACCGGACGCGACGGGGACGGGCGCTGTTCGTGTTCACCGTCGGCATCGTGCTGATCGTCGCGGCGCTGGCTTTCTTCCTGCTGCGCGCGGTTGGCACGAGCGGGCTGGTGGGCGTGGGCGCCGCGGCGACGCTGCTGGGCTGCGCGATGCTGATCGTGGCCGCGGGCTCGCTGCTGCCCAGCCTCGAAGACTGGTTCGGCGCGCGCCGCGAGCTGCGCACGATCCAGCCGCTGCTGACCGAACTGGGCCGTCGGCACCCGGACGTCGGCATCGGGGTGCGCCCGCGCGGGCCGCTGGTCTTTCGGGTGGCCGAGCGCATGTCGCTGATCTCCGATGCGCTGTTCCTGGAGGCCACGGCGGCGGCGGGGGCGTGGCAGCGGGTCGACGGGAGAGGTGGCGGGGCAGACGTGTCCGAGGCCGAGACCGACGACGAGGACCACGTCACCGAGGACGCGGCACCCGATGTGTCACCGGTGGAGCAGGCCCGCGCCATCGCCGCGTGGATCGCCAACGGAGAGGAATTCCCGGGCCTGCCCTGGTTGCGGCAGCCGGCGACCTACTCCGACCGGGAGTGGATCCTCGAAATCGCCGAACAGTATCGCGCCGTGGACTCCGGCAGGTCGAGGGGCGGCCTTCGCCGTTCTGACCCGCCGGAGTGACGGAGGCTAATCCTGCAGGTTCTCCTTGCGGCGCAGCTCGTCGACCTTCTGCACGATGTCCTGCTTCGCCTCGGCGGACAAGCCCACCGTGCGTGCCGCGATGCGGCGAACGCCCTCGTCACGCATCCCGGCGAGCAGCGTCAGCTCCTTGTCGAGCTTCTCGTAGTACTCGTCGTCGGTGAAGTAGGCGGGCTTGATTCGGAAGAAGTTGGCAAGCGCGGCCATGGTCGCCACGGACGGGTTGGTGCGGTTGCCGGAACGCAACTGGGACAGATAGGGCGCCGACATGGTCACCCCCTCGGCCTTGAGTGCCGCGATCACCTCGGCCGAAGTGTGTGGGCCACGTCCTGGCGGGTAAACGGTGTCGAACAAGCGGTTCAGTCGAGCGGCAAACGTGTTGCTCATGGGATTGACCTCCACATACAGGCGAGCGGGGTTTTGGGGCGGCGTATTTGCTGATCATCGTAGCGACAGATGTGTCCACAACCAAGTGCAAACCACGGAAAAGTCTATCCGGGCTCGCGTCGCGTTGCGCCGCTGCTTGTGTGAACGGCGCCGACGTGGACACCTCCCACCCCCATGGCAAGGTGCAGCTAGGCAAATAATAACGCCCCCGTAGTTAGCATACGCGCGGCTTTTCCAGGAGTGGTGGCTTTGGGGAAGCGCGATCCGTCGCCGGCAACCGCCCGCGAAAGCGGGGACCCCCGACGCGAGGTTTGCTGGACGTGAGGCGCATCACCGCGGACCCGCCCCGGTCCGATGGGCTCCGGTCCTCGTCGCGCGCAAACCCCCGCCGCCGCGGGACTCGGCTCAGCCGCGAATGGTGTCAGTAGCCAGTGGCAGACGACGGAATGGGTGGCTCAGGCGGCCAGAAGCATCGCGAGAATGGCCGTGTCGGGATGGCTGATCGGGTCGACACCGACGCGGCTGACCATCGACGTCACGGTGCCGTCCGATTCCGCCTCGACCCACGCAGCGCGATGCTCGAGCCCCAGATGAGGCAGCCCCGGCAGCAGCACGCACCCTGAGGCGGCGCCGCTGCACTCCGGCAGTGACGGTGTGGTCTCCGACGGGGGATGCAGCATCAGCAGAGCAGGGGGCTGGCGCTCGGCGAAGTGCCCGGGAGCGACCGCGGATTCGCCGACCACGGTCCCCTCGGCCAGGACGAGGCCGACCGTGCCCGGTTCGGGTTCGTCGGGCAACTCCTCACGCGCACCGAAGATCGTGGTGGTGGACAGCAGTCCGGGCAGCGAGGCCACCCGCACCGCCACCATCAGCAGCTGCGCCCACTCCTTGGTCGAATCCGGCCACCGGCCGGACACCACGAAACCCTTCAGCGAACCGTGCGAATGAAACGGTGCGATCTCGATCGCCCGACCGGACCCGAAATCCATCTCGCCTCCCGGCATCGGTGAGCAAAAGCAGACACGTCTGTGGGTCGATTTGCTCAGGATGCGGCAGGTTCCCGGTGACGCGCAAGTGGACACGAGGAGTCCGCCGGGAAGCTCAGACGAAAACCGGCCCGGTCGACGGGCGACCGGGCCGGGTGACGTGGATGTGCGGAGCGTGTCAGGCGGGCGGGTAGACGCCCATCTGCTTGCCCTTGTCGGTCTGCCAGAAGATGTCGGCGATCTCGTCGATCGTCTTGAGCAGCTTCTCGGCCACCGCCGCGTCCAGCGACTTCTTCACGTCGCCGGCGCCGTGCACGCCGTCCCAGAACAGCTGGTGCAGGTTCGGGAACTGCTCGAAGTGGTCCTTGGTGAAGAAGTCGGCCCACAGCACCATCAGGTGGTGCTTGACCTCTTCGGCCTGCCGCTCCTTGATGATGATCGCGCGGGTCTTGAAGTGCTCATCGTCCGAATCGTGGTACTTCTGAATCGTTTTCAGGCAGGACAGCGCCTCGATCTTGGCCTGCGCGGGATCGTAGACGCCGCAGTACAGATCGCAGTGGGCATGGGCAGGGGTTGCGTTGGCGAAAAGTCGATGCAGCATGGTCCTAACTTACCCTCAAGGTCATGAGGCGTAACCCGGGGCGGCGGCTCTTTCCGCATGGCCCGCCGCTGCGGCGCTTCGTGGTTGTGGAGGACTCCATGCGTCCGACTCTGCAGCCCGGCGACGGACTGCTCGCGGTGCGGTGCGGCGCCCCGAAGACGGGGCAGTTGCGGGTTTTCCCCGACCCGCTGAAGTCGTCTCGCTATCTCATCAAGCGCGTCGGGAACGTACGTCCCTTGCAGGACGGCACGATCTTCGAAGCCGTGTCCGACAACGCGGGCGCGCCCGGGGTGACCGATTCGCGACAGTTCGGCTGGGTGCCGGCGGCGCGGTCCTACCGGGTGTTGTGGACGGTGCGGACCGGCCCTCGAGGCGAGGGTTAGGTCGGGTCAGAACAGGACGAGCACGGCGAGCACGGCGAGCAGGACCAAGGCGATCAGCCCCGCCCTCAGGAACGCCATCAGCTGGCTGCGGGTGTAGACGCGCGAGGACGGCTGCCACTCCGACGGCGGGTAGGCGGATCCCGAACCCATCGACGATTGCGCCATCAGACGCTCCTCACCTGCACGCTTGATACCTCCCCCAAGTCTTCACCCCAGTGAGATCGGTCACATGTCCAACCCTGTGATCGCGATCATAACCTCATTTGTTCGCCGCGGAAAAATCGGCGCTGCCGGTCACGCCGTGCACACCGAATCGTTAGCACTACGAGCCATTTCGCTCGGTTCGTTTCCTGTCCTGCCAAGGGGCTGTGAATCGCTGCGGCGTTTCGCGGCGCGGTTATCCACAAGCGGGGGCGGTTCTCGCGGCGATCAGGCGGCTCACCGCCGCGTCACCGGTGTTCCAGCCTGTGGATGAACCTGTGGAATCTGTGGATAGCGTGCGTGTGCGAGTCGATATTGCTGCCGGACCGGCACGCTGGTGCCATCCGTCCGGCACGTGTCAGCATGGCCACATGGACGACACCGGTGTGCCACAGGCGGCGATCGAACAGGTGCCGTCGGCGTTCGACGACGCCGACGACGCCCGGGTGCTTCTCGACGTGCGAGAGGACGACGAGTGGCGTGCCGGGCACGCGCCCGGCGCACGCCACATCCCGATGAGCGACGTCCCCGCCCGGATGGCGGAGATCCCGGCGGACGCCGAGCTGTTCGTCGTCTGTCACGCCGGGGGCCGCTCGCAGCGGGTCGCCCAGTATCTGGCCCGCAACGGCTACCGCCCTGTCAACGTCAGCGGCGGCATGCTCGCCTGGGCCGGTGCCGGCCGGCCGGTGGTGACCGACGACGGCGGGACGGGTGCGGTCTGAGCCGGCTCCGAGGCGACGACATTAAGCTGGCCGGATGATCCAGGTGTGCTCCCAGTGCGGGACGCGGTGGAACGTGCGCGACCGGCAGCGGGTGTGGTGTCCGCGATGCCGGGGCACGCTGCTCGCGCCCGGGAGCCCAGCCTCGTCACCCGAGTGGAGCCGTCGCCGGACCGGACCTGCACAGCGCGCGCCGGGACCGGCACTGCCGTCGGGCTTCCGCTGGGTCGCGGTCCGGCCGGGCACCCCGCCCCCGCCGCGGCGTCCCCGTCGCGCGCTCGGCCCGACACCGCGCTACGCCACGATTCCGCGCTGGGGTCTGGTCGAACACTTCGAGACGCCCACCGAGGAGCGGCCGGTCCGCACCGGCCCGTCGCTGAACGCGGTCCGGATGACGCTCGTGACGACGGCCGCGGTGCTCGCGGCGGCCGCTTTCGTCCACCTCATCCGGTACGTGCTGCTCATCATCAACCGCACCGTGCTGCTCAATCCGTGGGTGGCCGGCCTCGCCACGTGGGGAGGAGTCGCGGCCAGCGTCGTGGCGATCTTCATGGTCGTGGCCAGTGCGCTGCTGTTGACGAACTGGCTGGTCGCCCGGCGGGCCGCTGCGTACGCACATCATCGCCACGAGGACCCGAGGCCGTCGTGGGCGCTGCGCGCCGGCTGCCTGGTGCCGCTGGTCAACCTGGCGTGGGCGCCGGTGTTCGTTCTCGAGCTCGCCCATGTCGAGGACCGGCAGCGGTGGATGGGCCGGCCGATCGTGGTGTGGTGGGTGGTGTGGATCGCCAGCACCGCGGTGTCGCTGTTCTCCATCGCCACCAGCTTCACCACGGATCCGCAGGGCATCGCCGACAACACGGTGACCACGATCGTGGCCTATCTGTTCGCCGCGGCCGCAGTGCTGCTGGTCCTGCAGGTGTTCCTGGGCTTCGAGCGCCAGCCCGTGGAGCGGCCGTCCAAGCGCTGGGTCATGGTCGCCGCAACCGGTCCCGGGGAGACGAAAGCCGACGATCCTGCGCGTGCGGTTGAGCCCGAAGGGCAGAACCCGGCAGCATAACGGTATGAGTTCCGGCGGGACGTCCGACGGCCACCCCTTCGTGGTGGCCCACCGCGGCGCCTCCGCCGACCGGCCGGAGCACACCCGGGCGGCCTACGAGCGGGCCCTCGACGAGGGCGCCGACGCGGTGGAATGTGATGTCCGGCTGACCCGCGACGGCCATCTGGTGTGCGTGCACGACCGTCGACTGGACCGGACGTCGACCGGTTCGGGCCTGGTCAGCGAGATGACGCTGGGGCAGCTTCGCGAGCTCGACTACGGCGCGTGGCATCCCAGCTGGCGTCCGGACGGCAGCCACGGCGACACGGGTCTGCTGACCCTCGACGACCTGGTGTCGCTGGTCATGGACTGGAACCGGCCGGTGAAGATGTTCATCGAGACCAAGCACCCGGTGCGCTACGGCGCCCTCGTGGAGAGCAAGGTGCTGGCGCTGCTGCACCGGTACGGGATCGCGTCGCCGGCATCGGCGGATCTGTCCCGCGCCGTGGTGATGTCGTTCTCCGCGGCCGCGGTATGGCGGATCCGACGCGCCGCCCCGCTGCTGCCGACGGTGTTGCTCGGGGAGACCTCCCGCTACCTCGGCGGCGGCGCGGCCACCACGGTGGGCGCGACGGCGGTCGGCCCGTCGATCGCCACGCTGCGCGCGCATCCGGAGCTGGTGGACCGGGCGGCGGCCCAGGGCCGCGCCTTGTACTGCTGGACCGTCGACCACTACGAGGACGTGCAGTACTGCCGCGACCTCGGCGTGGCATGGATCGCGACGAATCATCCTGGGCGCACCAAGGATTGGCTGCAGAACGGACTGACGGGGGCGGGTCGCGACTAGCGGCCGCTACGGGTTGGCCGCGTCGAGCACGTCCTGGGGAATCGGGGCGTCGGAGGCCAGGGCCGAGAACAGCTGCTGGGCGGCGTCGCTGTCCCACACGACGATCGAGCCCGAACCGTTCTCGCCGAACTCCCCGATCGGCACGGTGATGTTCTGCATGTCACCGCGCAGCGCCCAGCCCAGCCGCGCCAGATCCCAGATATGGTCGCCGTCGTCGACGGTGACCGTGTCCGCCGCGGCGCTCGCCATCGGGTACCACCGCAACGGGTTCAGCAGCACCGACGGGCTGACGGCCCGTTGCACGAGCGTCGACATGAACGCGCGCTGGTTGGCCATCCGGTCGAGGTCCGCGCGTGGGGTGGCCCGGCTGCGGACGAAGCCGAGGGCCTGCCGGCCGTCGACGTGCTGACAGCCCGCGGGCAGGTCGATGCCAGCCAGCGGGTCGCTGATCGGCTCGGTGGGGCAGACGGTGACGCCGCCGACCGCGTCGACGAGGCCCGCGAAGCCGCCGAAGCCGATCTCGGCGTAGTGGTCGATCCGCAGGCCGGTGGCCTCCTCGACCGTCTGGGTGAGTAGCGGGGGACCGCCGAGGGAGAACGCGGCGTTGATCTTGTCGCTGTCGTAGCCGGGGATCGGGACGTAGGAGTCGCGCGGGATCGAGACCATCGTGGCCGGGGTGCCCGACCCCAGACCAGGCAGGTGCACCAGCAGGATCGTGTCGGTGCGGCTGTTGCCGAGGTCTCCGCCGGTGGCCAGGTCGGCCTGTTGTTCGGGGGTCAGGTCCGAGCGGCTGTCGGAGCCGACCAGCAGCCACGTCGTCCCGGCACCCTGCGCAGGCCGCTCGGCGTAGTCGGCGAGTGCGGGGATGCGCCGCAGCGACGTGTCGATCCAGGCGCCGACGCCCACCGCGGCCAGGCACATCACCAGCAGGATCACCGGCACCAGACGCAGCCACCGCCGCACGCGGCGTGCGCGGCGCGGCGCGGGTGGGGGAGGTGGCGGCGCAGGCCGACGGGCGCGCGGGGGCGGTGGGGGCGGCGGCGTGGACGGCCGGGGCGGTCGGGCCGGCGGAGGAGGTTGCACCCCGCGGCGCGGCGGTGTCGGCGGATTCGGCGGCCACACCGGTCCTGGGGGCCGGTAGTGCGGATCGCGCCGGAGCGACTGCGGCGGCTCGCGTCGGGGCGGATGTCCCCGCGGCGGCGGTGGTGGAACCGGCCCCGGGACAGGCGGCCGCTTGTCGGTCACAGCAAGAACCTACTGCAACCAGCCCAGTCGGCCCGCGAGCAACGAGTATCCGACGAAAGCGACCGCGTCGATCAGTGTGTGCGCGATGATCAGCGGCCACAGCCGGCCGGTGCGTTGCCACGCGTAGCCGAACACCAGTCCCATCGCGACATTGCCCAGTCCCGCGCCGAAACCCTGGTACAGGTGGTAGGTCCCGCGCAGCAGGCTCGAGATCACCAGCGCCAGCCAGGGATTGACCCGCAGCTGGCGCAACCGGGTCAGCAGGAAACCCACCACGACCACCTCCTCGGCCCACCCGTTGCCGAACGACAGCAGCAGCAGCACCGGGATGCGCCACCAGGTGTCGTTGAGCTCGGCAGGTTCGACGGAGGCGTTCATCCCCAGCAGGCGAGCGATCTGATAGAGGGCCAGACCGGGTACGCCGATCAGCAGCGCCAGCCCCACACCGCCGAGAACATCGGAGCGCCAACGGATTCGGCCCAGGCCGATGCGTGCGGGGCCGTCGCCACCGCGCCACAGCAGGTAGAGCGCGAGCCCGCCCCAGGCCAGCAGCTGGAACAGCCCGGCCAGGTTGAGGCCCAGGTCGATGAGGCTGAACGGCGAGCGGCGGGGGTTGAGCGCCACCGTCCGCCCGGACAGTCCGAGCAGCACGGCCTCGATCAGTCGCAGCAGTGCGGTGTATGCGCTGAGCGCGAAGGTCACCGCCAGCACGACGGCGATCTCGATGCGCAGGGCGCGCCGCTGCGCATCGGTCAGCCGGTCGGCGGGCGAGCTCACCGCAGCTACGGTAGCGGTGCGCCCGCTCAGACGCGTCGGGCGCGCAGACCGTTGAGGAACGGGCAGCCCATCAGCACCCGGATCGCCCGGCTGAGCCCGGTCACGTCGTTCACCGGCGCGGCGAACGGCAATCGCACGTCGTGGTCGCCGGCGTCGGATTCCACCCGCAGCGCGACCCCGTACCGGTCGAGGCCGAGCGGACGCACCCGGCCGCGCCGCAGGCTACCGGGCAGCCGGCTGGCGAGCCGGTCGACGACGTCGCGATGTTCGGACTCCAGATGCCGCAGCCAGCAGGACTCCATCGCGCAGAACGGGTCCGGGCGCGCGGCCAGCAGGTCGCCGACCGCGACGGACTCTGCGCCGGTGGAGTCGGCGGCGACCACCGACTCGATCTCCAGCCGCAGCAACGCATACCGGCTCTCCTCGGAATGGACCTGCAGCAGAGCGGGATTCGGGTCCGAGGCGGCGATGAGGTCGAGCAGCCCGCTGATGTCGCGGTCGGCGACGTCGCGCAACCGCCCCCGGACCCACACCAGCGAGCGCACCGGTTCGCGCAGCGCGATCGGCGCGTAGTCGGTCATCTCCAGCACCGCCTGCACGCCGGCCGCGCCGGCGGAGACGACCCGCCCGGCGAGCATGCCCGCGGACGGCACGGTGACGGCGAACGACCCGTCGCAGAGCAGGTGGTGCACGGGGGTGGTCGCGGGGTCGATGCCGTCGACGGCGATCATGGCGCCGCCGGCCCGTGCGCACGCGCTGCGGATCCGCTCGGCCGTCGAGGGGGCCGTCGGTGCAAGTGCAGTCATCGCGTCGCCCTTCTGTTGGTAAGGTAACCCTAACTTAGGGGTGATGACGGGCAGGCGCAAGGCCTTCCCACAGCGGAACGGGATTACCACGCTGACCCGATAGGCTGTCGCCGTGTCCGGCATCGCCTATCTCGGTCCCGAAGGGACGTTCACCGAGGCGGCCCTGCGCGCGATCGAGTCGAACGGTCTGATCCCCGGCCTCGCAGGGCCGGTCATCCCGATCGCCACCGACAGCACGGCCGCGGCGCTGGCCGCGGTCCGATCCGGTGACGCGGAGTTCGCGTGCGTGCCGATCGAGAACTCGATCGAGGGGTCGGTGCTGCCGACTCTGGACAGCCTCGCCGCAGGGTCGCCACTGCAGATCTACGCCGAACTCACCCTCGACGTGGCCTTCACCATCGCGGTGCGCCCGGGCACCACCGCCGACGAGATCCGCACCGTCGCCGCGTTCCCGGTGGCGGCGGCGCAGGTCAGACACTGGCTGGCCGAGAACCTACCGAAAGCCGTTCTGGTGCCGGCACATTCGAATGCCGCGGCCGCCACCGAGGTGGCCGACGGCAG
This window contains:
- a CDS encoding glycerophosphodiester phosphodiesterase; its protein translation is MSSGGTSDGHPFVVAHRGASADRPEHTRAAYERALDEGADAVECDVRLTRDGHLVCVHDRRLDRTSTGSGLVSEMTLGQLRELDYGAWHPSWRPDGSHGDTGLLTLDDLVSLVMDWNRPVKMFIETKHPVRYGALVESKVLALLHRYGIASPASADLSRAVVMSFSAAAVWRIRRAAPLLPTVLLGETSRYLGGGAATTVGATAVGPSIATLRAHPELVDRAAAQGRALYCWTVDHYEDVQYCRDLGVAWIATNHPGRTKDWLQNGLTGAGRD
- a CDS encoding CPBP family intramembrane glutamic endopeptidase, with protein sequence MSSPADRLTDAQRRALRIEIAVVLAVTFALSAYTALLRLIEAVLLGLSGRTVALNPRRSPFSLIDLGLNLAGLFQLLAWGGLALYLLWRGGDGPARIGLGRIRWRSDVLGGVGLALLIGVPGLALYQIARLLGMNASVEPAELNDTWWRIPVLLLLSFGNGWAEEVVVVGFLLTRLRQLRVNPWLALVISSLLRGTYHLYQGFGAGLGNVAMGLVFGYAWQRTGRLWPLIIAHTLIDAVAFVGYSLLAGRLGWLQ
- a CDS encoding DUF2470 domain-containing protein; amino-acid sequence: MTALAPTAPSTAERIRSACARAGGAMIAVDGIDPATTPVHHLLCDGSFAVTVPSAGMLAGRVVSAGAAGVQAVLEMTDYAPIALREPVRSLVWVRGRLRDVADRDISGLLDLIAASDPNPALLQVHSEESRYALLRLEIESVVAADSTGAESVAVGDLLAARPDPFCAMESCWLRHLESEHRDVVDRLASRLPGSLRRGRVRPLGLDRYGVALRVESDAGDHDVRLPFAAPVNDVTGLSRAIRVLMGCPFLNGLRARRV
- a CDS encoding ImmA/IrrE family metallo-endopeptidase translates to MPASRRVTRAVSEVLDLAPRRGEVSVPRLVEAVSVHRHRPIELTSGDLPPGVCGQWRQYADRDVFLIQQGLPAWDRTLAHELGHLVLGHEGIPVTQAARDSTEVASSELIGYMLNQRTGCMGPNGEDAEQEAEDFAALLIYRLGRLPSDRSSIVQVRLGEAFG
- a CDS encoding LCP family protein; translated protein: MTDKRPPVPGPVPPPPPRGHPPRREPPQSLRRDPHYRPPGPVWPPNPPTPPRRGVQPPPPARPPRPSTPPPPPPPRARRPAPPPPPPAPRRARRVRRWLRLVPVILLVMCLAAVGVGAWIDTSLRRIPALADYAERPAQGAGTTWLLVGSDSRSDLTPEQQADLATGGDLGNSRTDTILLVHLPGLGSGTPATMVSIPRDSYVPIPGYDSDKINAAFSLGGPPLLTQTVEEATGLRIDHYAEIGFGGFAGLVDAVGGVTVCPTEPISDPLAGIDLPAGCQHVDGRQALGFVRSRATPRADLDRMANQRAFMSTLVQRAVSPSVLLNPLRWYPMASAAADTVTVDDGDHIWDLARLGWALRGDMQNITVPIGEFGENGSGSIVVWDSDAAQQLFSALASDAPIPQDVLDAANP
- the sodN gene encoding superoxide dismutase, Ni, which translates into the protein MLHRLFANATPAHAHCDLYCGVYDPAQAKIEALSCLKTIQKYHDSDDEHFKTRAIIIKERQAEEVKHHLMVLWADFFTKDHFEQFPNLHQLFWDGVHGAGDVKKSLDAAVAEKLLKTIDEIADIFWQTDKGKQMGVYPPA
- a CDS encoding helix-turn-helix domain-containing protein — encoded protein: MSNTFAARLNRLFDTVYPPGRGPHTSAEVIAALKAEGVTMSAPYLSQLRSGNRTNPSVATMAALANFFRIKPAYFTDDEYYEKLDKELTLLAGMRDEGVRRIAARTVGLSAEAKQDIVQKVDELRRKENLQD
- a CDS encoding S24/S26 family peptidase: MRPTLQPGDGLLAVRCGAPKTGQLRVFPDPLKSSRYLIKRVGNVRPLQDGTIFEAVSDNAGAPGVTDSRQFGWVPAARSYRVLWTVRTGPRGEG
- a CDS encoding DUF4328 domain-containing protein, translating into MIQVCSQCGTRWNVRDRQRVWCPRCRGTLLAPGSPASSPEWSRRRTGPAQRAPGPALPSGFRWVAVRPGTPPPPRRPRRALGPTPRYATIPRWGLVEHFETPTEERPVRTGPSLNAVRMTLVTTAAVLAAAAFVHLIRYVLLIINRTVLLNPWVAGLATWGGVAASVVAIFMVVASALLLTNWLVARRAAAYAHHRHEDPRPSWALRAGCLVPLVNLAWAPVFVLELAHVEDRQRWMGRPIVVWWVVWIASTAVSLFSIATSFTTDPQGIADNTVTTIVAYLFAAAAVLLVLQVFLGFERQPVERPSKRWVMVAATGPGETKADDPARAVEPEGQNPAA
- a CDS encoding rhodanese-like domain-containing protein, with the translated sequence MDDTGVPQAAIEQVPSAFDDADDARVLLDVREDDEWRAGHAPGARHIPMSDVPARMAEIPADAELFVVCHAGGRSQRVAQYLARNGYRPVNVSGGMLAWAGAGRPVVTDDGGTGAV